The following proteins are encoded in a genomic region of bacterium:
- a CDS encoding DUF2283 domain-containing protein — translation MEITYDQRYNIGYIRFKEKTRGIETIQISDELNIDISPDGKVYGIELLNANEQLKIMEKKEFAFTNESTGKTVQFPISVTH, via the coding sequence ATGGAAATAACCTATGATCAAAGATACAATATTGGATATATAAGATTTAAAGAAAAAACTAGGGGGATTGAAACTATACAGATAAGCGATGAATTAAATATTGACATCTCTCCCGATGGAAAGGTTTATGGTATTGAACTACTGAATGCAAACGAGCAGCTTAAGATTATGGAAAAAAAAGAATTTGCTTTTACCAACGAATCTACGGGTAAGACTGTGCAATTTCCTATTAGTGTAACACATTAG
- a CDS encoding DUF4258 domain-containing protein, with product MGMTQPHFIDIHPHAKERLKERGATEEEIIKTIEEGERFRAKFGRIGFRRNFACESIWRGKKYKTKQIELYAVKEDENFIVITVLVKYF from the coding sequence ATGGGTATGACCCAACCCCATTTTATTGATATACATCCTCATGCTAAAGAACGACTTAAAGAACGAGGGGCAACTGAAGAAGAGATAATAAAGACCATTGAGGAGGGAGAAAGGTTTCGGGCAAAATTTGGACGAATAGGGTTTAGACGAAATTTTGCTTGTGAAAGTATATGGAGAGGTAAGAAGTATAAAACAAAACAGATAGAGCTATATGCAGTTAAAGAAGATGAGAATTTCATTGTAATTACAGTTTTGGTAAAATATTTTTAG